A genomic segment from Solenopsis invicta isolate M01_SB chromosome 5, UNIL_Sinv_3.0, whole genome shotgun sequence encodes:
- the LOC120357857 gene encoding uncharacterized protein LOC120357857, whose protein sequence is MVKMKEKIHVKVKNNSPSIERALRPISYISWLLGVGVAHPQKCPKIITIIIRLIHMAVCSYVATCQTLRFIKYFYNSDVDKNYILTYRFHLLLDFLNKMMCFISILYHIYHGLSQYNKWAKLMDRMKELDQKIREEISMHDQSIKIVETLAVFITFTYCPLMPIIQALYHSHIFLNPIDELDLLKMMFNYILAQLLINSFAFDVVVYVLYCRFQTVNKLIVQLDELSDVQWIAFKIRRVRELYTDICDLASMVNDIHGLHLLFCAGNCFTMALTSLFSFFQDENISSRFYLIEHLLCIVYSMQFYLICWICTLACEESKRTKRNIHKIILNCKPVNLDTHEANNQSSIKVRSSVEDKIGEQNSNCSSSHYPYVVENFLRRNLDQECVIKEINDFSIQLQQTRVAFTACDFFEVNNSSYGWVSI, encoded by the exons ATGGTAAAAATGAAGGAGAAGATCCATGTGAAAGTGAAGAACAATTCGCCGTCGATAGAACGCGCTTTACGTCCAATATCGTACATTTCGTGGCTCCTGGGTGTCGGTGTAGCACATCCGCAAAAGTGTCCTAAAATTATAACGATAATCATACGTTTAATTCATATGGCTGTGTGTTCCTATGTCGCGACATGCCAAACATTacgttttatcaaatatttttacaatagtgACGTTGATAAGAACTACATATTGACATATCGTTTTCATTTATTGTTAGATTTTCTAAACAAGATGATGTGTTTCATATCAATCTTGTATCATATTTATCACGGACTTAGTCAGTACAACAAGTGGGCGAAACTGATGGATAGAATGAAAGAACTTGATCAGAAGATCAGAGAAGAAATATCCATGCATGACCAGTCcataaaaattgttgaaacgCTAGCAGTTTTCATAACGTTCACTTACTGTCCTTTGATGCCGATTATTCAAGCTTTGTATCATTCCCATATCTTCTTAAATCCAATAGACGAATTAGACctattaaaaatgatgtttaaCTACATATTAGCGCAGTTGTTGATCAACAGCTTCGCCTTCGACGTTGTCGTCTATGTATTATATTGCAGATTTCAAAcagtaaataaattgattgtccAGTTGGATGAGTTATCCGATGTGCAATGGATTGCGTTCAAGATTAGACGAGTCAGAGAATTGTATACCG ATATTTGTGATCTCGCCAGCATGGTAAACGATATTCACGGTCTTCACCTCCTCTTCTGCGCCGGGAATTGCTTCACCATGGCCTTAACTTCactattctctttttttcaagACGAAAACATTTCCTCCCGATTTTATCTGATAGAGCATTTGTTATGCATTGTATATTCCATGCAATTCTATCTGATTTGTTGGATTTGCACACTTGCGTGTGAAGAATCCAAGAGGACCAAAAGAAacatacacaaaattatattgaattgcaAACCTGTGAATCTTGATACGCACGAGGCAAATAATCAATCAAGTATAAAAGTGCGATCTTCAGTAGAGGATAAGATCGGCGAGCAAAATTCTAATTGTAGCAGCAGTCACTATCCGTATGTCgtggaaaattttttgcgcAGAAATCTGGACCAAGAGTGTGTCATAAAGGAGATCAATGATTTTTCGATTCAACTGCAGCAGACTCGAGTAGCATTTACGGCGTGCGATTTCTTCGAAGTAAACAATTCTTCGTACGGTTGGgtgagtatataa